One genomic segment of uncultured Desulfobacter sp. includes these proteins:
- a CDS encoding type II toxin-antitoxin system VapB family antitoxin, translating into MATNLAIDDNLIQEALIIGKHKTKKAVVTEALQEYIQRRKQLEIIKMFGSIDYDPDYDYKKQRNVQ; encoded by the coding sequence ATGGCAACCAACCTGGCAATAGACGATAACCTCATCCAGGAAGCCCTGATTATCGGGAAGCACAAGACAAAAAAGGCCGTGGTAACAGAGGCACTTCAGGAGTACATCCAGAGACGAAAACAGCTTGAGATCATAAAGATGTTCGGATCTATTGATTATGATCCGGATTACGATTATAAAAAACAGCGGAATGTCCAATGA
- a CDS encoding PIN domain-containing protein, protein MKVIIDTCIWSLALRRQKHASIHPEAKELEELIKEVRTQLIGPVRQEILSGIKEKSQFDRLKTVLRFFPDLPLACEDFELAAEYYNLLRSKGIQGSNTDLLICAISVRYDMPIFTTDKDFHHFKQHIPILIYRPRTT, encoded by the coding sequence ATGAAGGTCATTATTGATACATGCATATGGTCTTTGGCACTCCGAAGGCAAAAGCATGCTTCGATACATCCGGAAGCAAAAGAATTAGAAGAATTAATAAAAGAGGTCAGGACCCAGCTCATCGGTCCTGTCCGGCAGGAAATCCTGTCCGGGATTAAAGAAAAATCTCAGTTTGACCGGCTAAAAACAGTATTGCGCTTTTTTCCGGATCTGCCACTCGCCTGTGAAGACTTTGAATTGGCTGCTGAGTATTATAATCTTTTGCGAAGCAAAGGCATACAGGGCTCAAACACTGATTTGCTTATTTGCGCAATTTCAGTCAGATATGACATGCCTATATTCACAACGGATAAAGATTTTCACCATTTTAAACAACATATACCCATTTTAATTTACCGACCCAGAACCACATAA
- a CDS encoding ATP-binding protein, whose amino-acid sequence MGVLEKAYKSQQSEFFVIYGRRRVGKSELILQFLKEKTGIYYLGKKAKTAFQIHEFLNEASESINEPLLSGYTADNWKTALSVVVDKWSGNEKLIIALDEFQWSVEKSPELLSFIQELWDRNWKNNKKVMLILCGSYIGFMEKELLGQKSPLFGRRTAQILLKPFDFIDAGKFHPNYSYEERAKTFFICGGIPLYLNYFNKNRSVEMNIVESILNEFSPLFKEPDFLIREELRDVTNYYAILHAIASGKKHHKDISKQTEIESRGLQYYLKQLMEIGYIKKRYPLFTQKPSTKDVLYDLEDPLLRFWFRYIYPNTSYLAHVGGERVFKDRVKPKLQAYFGSCFERLCRDAMPKIYKKMGVNTNYEIGEFWNKDLQVDVVGIRDDRWVDIGECKWGRISSGKSLIKEIEQKMKSYPNPKNYTIACHVFVNRMARKVENTDVYWHTLEDLYGE is encoded by the coding sequence ATGGGCGTTCTGGAAAAAGCTTACAAATCACAACAAAGTGAATTTTTTGTGATTTATGGGCGAAGAAGGGTCGGGAAAAGCGAACTGATTCTTCAATTTCTAAAGGAAAAGACAGGCATTTATTATTTGGGGAAAAAGGCGAAAACAGCGTTTCAAATCCATGAGTTCTTAAACGAGGCCTCCGAGTCCATCAATGAACCGCTTCTATCCGGATACACAGCCGATAACTGGAAAACGGCCCTTTCCGTTGTGGTTGATAAATGGAGCGGCAATGAAAAACTTATTATTGCCCTGGATGAATTTCAATGGAGCGTTGAGAAATCACCAGAGCTCCTTTCTTTTATCCAGGAGCTCTGGGATCGAAACTGGAAGAATAATAAAAAGGTCATGTTGATATTATGCGGCTCATATATCGGTTTTATGGAAAAAGAATTGCTGGGGCAAAAAAGTCCGTTGTTCGGAAGAAGAACCGCGCAAATCTTATTAAAACCATTCGATTTCATAGATGCAGGAAAGTTTCATCCCAATTATTCTTATGAAGAACGGGCAAAGACATTTTTTATTTGCGGAGGAATCCCTTTATATTTAAATTATTTCAACAAAAACAGATCGGTTGAAATGAATATCGTCGAAAGTATATTAAATGAGTTCTCTCCGCTTTTCAAAGAACCTGATTTTTTAATCCGGGAAGAGTTGCGTGATGTTACAAATTATTATGCCATTCTTCACGCCATTGCCTCCGGAAAAAAACACCATAAAGACATATCCAAACAAACTGAGATTGAGAGCAGAGGGCTTCAGTATTATTTAAAACAACTCATGGAAATAGGATATATCAAGAAACGATATCCATTATTCACACAAAAGCCATCGACCAAGGATGTTCTATATGATCTTGAAGATCCACTTTTAAGATTTTGGTTTCGGTATATTTATCCAAACACAAGTTACCTGGCGCATGTCGGTGGCGAAAGAGTTTTCAAGGACAGGGTGAAACCCAAACTGCAGGCATATTTTGGAAGTTGTTTTGAAAGATTATGCCGGGATGCAATGCCGAAAATCTATAAAAAAATGGGTGTTAATACGAATTATGAGATCGGGGAGTTTTGGAATAAGGACCTCCAGGTTGATGTGGTTGGGATAAGAGATGATAGATGGGTTGACATTGGGGAATGCAAATGGGGCCGGATTTCATCTGGAAAATCGTTGATAAAAGAAATCGAACAGAAAATGAAAAGTTATCCAAACCCCAAAAACTACACCATCGCGTGTCATGTTTTTGTAAATCGAATGGCACGTAAAGTGGAAAATACGGATGTGTATTGGCATACATTGGAAGATTTGTATGGGGAGTAG
- a CDS encoding aminotransferase class I/II-fold pyridoxal phosphate-dependent enzyme, whose protein sequence is MTGIDHYIKAAQRSAQWHAQQIQKMKKCRFDTIAVHGIYSMQEALDFNQGSIVEPIYMSSSQGFRDSDEMEAALSYKIPTWCYSRIGNPTIYYLEGVLALLEGYGTDFETSCCATSSGMSAIMSACDPFLSVDPKKPDHPINFVATCKVYGGTFQQFGIRKDDERKIEWRKIVDSNDMSEWAAAIDENTRFLYGEMPSNPGQSFFDLKAVAKLAKKHKIPLIIDSTVATPALLRPLQWGADIVVQSVTKTLTSSGFGIAGAVIAKKNLNLKINNDQLKKDFCMYLKTLPNRDNGPNISPMNAVLALNDIRTLRSKIDLMSRNTMKVAQYLGTHKHIEQVDYLGLDTHPLHKLASKYMVLADSEIDDIHKKSVNRYGHLMSFRVKGGAAAARKVFDGLERIWRATDLGRIKSVATIPSISTHQQQGEDGRKMADIPPNLIRLCVGGEHYNDIIDDLCQALDQLDGTKRKTTAPEFSAGGASSARLRK, encoded by the coding sequence ATGACCGGTATCGATCACTATATTAAAGCCGCTCAACGATCAGCTCAATGGCATGCCCAACAGATTCAAAAAATGAAAAAATGCAGATTTGATACGATTGCAGTTCACGGTATCTACTCAATGCAGGAAGCTTTAGATTTTAATCAGGGTTCCATTGTAGAACCGATCTATATGTCATCGTCCCAAGGGTTCAGGGATTCTGATGAAATGGAAGCTGCGTTAAGTTATAAGATTCCCACATGGTGTTATTCCAGGATCGGTAACCCCACTATTTATTATCTTGAAGGGGTTTTGGCTCTGTTGGAAGGATATGGAACCGATTTTGAAACATCCTGCTGTGCAACTTCGTCGGGGATGTCTGCTATTATGAGTGCCTGTGATCCCTTTTTAAGTGTGGACCCCAAAAAACCGGACCATCCCATTAATTTTGTAGCCACCTGCAAAGTTTACGGCGGAACCTTTCAGCAGTTTGGTATTCGTAAAGATGATGAACGAAAAATTGAATGGCGAAAAATAGTCGATTCCAATGACATGTCAGAATGGGCGGCTGCCATCGATGAAAACACCCGCTTTTTATACGGCGAGATGCCCAGTAATCCGGGCCAGTCCTTTTTTGATTTGAAAGCCGTTGCCAAACTGGCCAAAAAACACAAAATTCCTTTGATTATCGACAGTACTGTTGCAACACCGGCCTTGTTGAGACCTTTGCAATGGGGAGCGGATATCGTGGTTCAATCGGTGACAAAAACCTTGACTTCCAGTGGATTCGGTATAGCTGGTGCAGTAATCGCAAAAAAAAATCTAAATTTAAAAATTAATAATGATCAACTTAAAAAAGACTTTTGTATGTATCTTAAAACATTGCCCAACCGGGATAATGGGCCTAATATTTCTCCCATGAATGCCGTGCTGGCCTTGAATGATATTCGGACATTACGTTCAAAAATTGATCTGATGAGTCGCAATACCATGAAAGTAGCTCAATACTTAGGTACACATAAACATATCGAACAGGTGGATTATTTAGGTCTTGACACTCATCCACTGCATAAGTTGGCCTCTAAATATATGGTTCTGGCAGATTCTGAAATAGATGATATCCACAAAAAATCTGTCAATCGGTATGGGCATTTGATGTCATTCAGGGTTAAGGGTGGGGCTGCTGCTGCCCGTAAGGTCTTTGACGGGCTGGAAAGAATATGGCGGGCAACTGATCTGGGCCGGATTAAATCTGTTGCTACCATCCCGTCTATTTCCACACACCAGCAGCAAGGTGAGGACGGCAGAAAAATGGCCGACATTCCGCCAAATCTGATCCGACTTTGTGTAGGCGGCGAACATTATAATGATATTATTGATGACCTGTGCCAGGCGCTGGATCAATTGGATGGGACAAAAAGAAAAACCACCGCTCCTGAATTTTCAGCGGGAGGGGCATCCTCTGCCCGCTTGAGAAAGTAA
- a CDS encoding IS1634 family transposase, translating into METVTVERIDHLGIVAGVIKDLKIIEMIDSRIPKDEKENISAGEAIAGMVLNGLGFSNRPLSLTPQFFENKPLDVLFRPRVKASDFNHYKLGRSLDDAVDYGSELLFNEISSSACRSESIHLLFNHLDTSSFSLTGEYLPDSDAHAIKITHGYSKDHRPDLKQAVLELMVSQDGGIPILCKCWDGNASDNTVFKERSSELIRQFKASDTPRYLVMDSKGYTKSNASNLKDIPFITRIPGSISIVKTVIEQALQWDQWVEINDDYQCQTLELGHYGIDQRWLIIRSKGALERAVKSVERTISKEKKRAEKELFHLQAQRFDSEAEAMTALQELSDKWKYHLVDTIELKQHIKYAVKGRPTPDTPIKSIKLQINAELKVNQGKADQDRDQKSCFVLGTSIPKVQLNDEDVFWGYKGQSKVENGFRFIKEPLFFASSLFVKKASRVEGMLMVMTLSLLVYSIAQRRMRNELKRLETTRPNQIGKPVQNPTLRWIFQQMEGIDCVNISHKEGEVQCLINGLNDIRRKILTLFGQTVSEIYQISFE; encoded by the coding sequence TTGGAAACCGTCACAGTCGAACGTATTGACCACTTGGGTATTGTTGCCGGCGTTATCAAGGATTTGAAAATCATCGAAATGATTGACTCCCGCATACCAAAAGATGAGAAGGAAAATATCAGTGCCGGAGAAGCTATCGCCGGCATGGTTCTAAATGGACTGGGTTTTTCCAATCGGCCGCTGTCGCTGACGCCTCAATTTTTCGAAAACAAGCCGCTGGATGTTTTGTTCCGTCCAAGAGTGAAAGCCTCGGACTTCAATCACTACAAGCTGGGGCGCAGTCTTGATGATGCGGTCGACTACGGTTCTGAATTGCTTTTCAACGAAATATCCTCATCTGCCTGTCGGTCGGAAAGTATCCATTTGCTTTTCAACCATCTGGACACCTCATCTTTTTCATTAACCGGAGAATATCTTCCGGATTCGGATGCACATGCCATCAAAATAACTCATGGTTACTCCAAGGATCATCGTCCTGATTTGAAACAGGCTGTGCTGGAGCTGATGGTGTCCCAAGATGGTGGCATTCCCATTTTGTGTAAGTGCTGGGACGGGAATGCTTCGGACAATACCGTGTTCAAAGAACGCAGCAGTGAACTTATCCGTCAGTTCAAAGCGAGCGATACCCCTCGTTACCTGGTTATGGATTCGAAAGGGTATACCAAATCCAATGCTTCCAACTTGAAAGATATCCCGTTTATCACCCGCATCCCGGGATCCATTTCCATTGTGAAGACCGTCATCGAACAGGCCCTGCAATGGGATCAGTGGGTGGAGATTAACGATGACTATCAGTGCCAGACGTTGGAGTTAGGACATTATGGAATTGATCAACGTTGGTTGATCATTCGCTCCAAAGGAGCTTTGGAGCGCGCAGTCAAGAGCGTTGAAAGAACCATTTCAAAAGAGAAGAAGCGCGCTGAAAAAGAGCTTTTCCATCTTCAGGCCCAACGATTTGATTCGGAAGCCGAAGCAATGACAGCCCTCCAGGAACTCAGTGATAAATGGAAGTATCACCTGGTTGACACGATTGAGCTCAAACAGCACATCAAATATGCCGTCAAAGGTAGGCCAACGCCGGATACTCCGATCAAATCAATTAAATTGCAAATCAATGCGGAATTAAAGGTCAATCAAGGGAAAGCCGATCAAGACCGCGATCAGAAATCCTGTTTTGTTCTTGGTACCTCAATTCCAAAAGTCCAGTTGAACGACGAAGATGTATTTTGGGGATACAAAGGTCAGTCTAAAGTCGAGAATGGCTTCCGATTTATCAAAGAGCCTTTATTTTTTGCATCTTCGTTGTTTGTCAAAAAAGCATCTCGTGTCGAAGGAATGTTGATGGTGATGACCTTATCATTATTAGTTTACTCCATTGCCCAGCGGCGCATGCGGAACGAATTGAAGCGCCTTGAAACAACACGGCCTAATCAGATTGGGAAACCTGTTCAAAACCCCACTCTTCGCTGGATTTTTCAACAAATGGAAGGTATCGACTGTGTGAATATTTCCCATAAAGAAGGTGAAGTCCAGTGTCTTATCAATGGGTTAAATGACATACGGAGGAAAATATTAACTCTTTTTGGACAGACCGTATCAGAAATATATCAAATTTCTTTTGAATAG
- the pyrE gene encoding orotate phosphoribosyltransferase produces the protein MNYKEEFIEFLVQCNALKFGEFELKSGRIAPYFINTGMFDTGSKIKKLGTYYARAIDAHFKKEFHGIYGPAYKGIPLCITAACALADMGIDKGYVFNRKEAKTYADKSAVVGMPLTPDTRLILVDDVITSGKAIRESLEVLKGCGNPQVCGIIISVNRQEKGKTDKNALEEVAETLGIPIFAIVTIREIIDFLHNREINGKIVLDDPMKAKIENYLKTYGSDC, from the coding sequence ATGAATTATAAAGAGGAATTTATTGAGTTTCTGGTACAGTGCAATGCCTTGAAGTTTGGCGAGTTTGAGCTGAAAAGCGGCCGAATTGCCCCCTATTTTATCAACACCGGCATGTTTGACACCGGATCAAAGATTAAAAAGCTGGGTACCTACTATGCCAGGGCCATTGACGCCCATTTCAAAAAAGAATTTCATGGGATTTACGGACCTGCCTACAAGGGCATTCCGTTGTGCATCACAGCAGCCTGTGCCCTGGCCGATATGGGCATTGACAAAGGGTATGTGTTCAACCGCAAAGAAGCTAAAACCTATGCAGACAAAAGCGCTGTGGTGGGTATGCCCCTGACCCCCGACACCCGGCTGATCCTGGTGGATGACGTCATCACCTCGGGCAAGGCCATCCGGGAATCCCTGGAAGTTCTAAAAGGATGCGGCAATCCCCAGGTTTGCGGCATTATTATCAGCGTCAACCGCCAGGAAAAAGGAAAAACAGACAAAAATGCCCTGGAAGAGGTCGCAGAGACCCTTGGCATTCCTATTTTTGCCATTGTTACTATACGGGAGATCATTGATTTTCTGCACAACCGGGAAATAAATGGCAAGATTGTTTTGGATGATCCAATGAAAGCAAAGATCGAAAACTATCTGAAAACATATGGCTCAGACTGTTGA
- a CDS encoding dihydroorotate dehydrogenase electron transfer subunit: protein MITQLMPVMVEVADKEVHSPEFATLYVNQPIDFKPGQFVMVWIPGVDEKPYTISHHNADRFGITVEAKGIFSKKAVSLGPGDKIGIRGPFGNGFNMGINYKRVAVVAGGCGMAPLAPLVEAFQTDNGPEILLIQGARSKSFLLYPDRFTANVEICTDDGSKGYKGFVTDILMQKIKDLSDSSAPGFDMVYACGPEIMMAKVFDICETHGIPCQVSLERYMRCGFGVCGACVCGHAVVCMDGPVFGSKALRTMADFNTRALLKTGKPVPLNEYATWRCQ from the coding sequence ATGATTACGCAGCTGATGCCCGTCATGGTCGAGGTGGCGGACAAGGAAGTTCACAGCCCTGAGTTTGCCACCCTGTATGTCAACCAGCCAATTGACTTTAAACCGGGTCAGTTTGTCATGGTGTGGATTCCCGGCGTGGATGAAAAACCGTATACCATTTCCCATCACAATGCGGACCGTTTCGGCATTACCGTGGAGGCAAAGGGTATTTTTTCTAAAAAAGCCGTATCCCTTGGGCCTGGTGATAAAATTGGTATCCGTGGGCCTTTTGGCAACGGATTTAATATGGGAATCAATTATAAACGGGTTGCCGTTGTGGCCGGTGGCTGCGGCATGGCACCCCTTGCTCCCCTTGTGGAGGCCTTTCAGACCGATAACGGGCCTGAAATCCTGCTGATCCAGGGGGCCCGGTCCAAATCTTTTCTGCTCTACCCGGACCGGTTTACGGCAAACGTCGAAATCTGTACCGATGACGGATCAAAAGGATATAAAGGGTTTGTGACGGATATTCTCATGCAGAAAATCAAAGATTTGTCAGATAGTTCCGCCCCGGGTTTTGATATGGTCTATGCCTGCGGCCCGGAAATCATGATGGCAAAGGTGTTTGATATCTGTGAAACTCACGGCATCCCCTGCCAGGTATCCCTGGAACGGTACATGAGATGCGGGTTCGGTGTGTGCGGGGCCTGTGTCTGCGGCCATGCCGTGGTGTGCATGGACGGGCCGGTATTTGGATCAAAAGCCTTGAGAACCATGGCGGATTTTAATACCCGGGCACTGTTGAAAACCGGAAAGCCGGTTCCTTTGAATGAATATGCCACCTGGCGCTGCCAGTAG
- a CDS encoding dihydroorotate dehydrogenase translates to MQTTFLGKPLHTPLVLASGVLGNNKAILERVWENGCGLPTMKSIGPAPREGHKNPTVIDLGNGMINAVGLPSPGYRNMEEEWQELSGRAFPVNASIYGGSVDEFVRVAEFVSAKGPDFIELNISCPNSDEHGMLFGVNAQSSHDVVAAVKKVIDVPLIAKLTPAAPDIAGIAKACEDAGADAICAINTAGPGMVIDIESRCPVLAFKTGGLSGPMIKPIAVRCVYDIFRSVSIPIIGLGGISTGKDAIEIIMAGAMLVGIGTAVRYRGINVFDKVNKEINDWLTAHDTTMEEIRGAAHREAL, encoded by the coding sequence ATGCAAACCACGTTTTTAGGGAAACCCCTGCACACCCCCCTGGTGCTGGCATCGGGTGTGCTCGGCAACAATAAAGCCATTTTAGAAAGGGTCTGGGAAAACGGGTGCGGGCTTCCCACCATGAAGTCCATTGGGCCTGCGCCCCGGGAGGGCCATAAGAATCCAACGGTCATTGACCTTGGCAACGGCATGATCAATGCCGTGGGGCTGCCCTCCCCGGGTTACCGGAATATGGAAGAGGAGTGGCAGGAACTGTCAGGCCGGGCGTTTCCCGTAAACGCCAGCATTTACGGCGGGTCTGTGGACGAATTTGTCCGGGTGGCGGAATTTGTATCAGCTAAAGGACCGGACTTTATTGAACTGAATATCTCCTGTCCGAATTCAGATGAGCATGGCATGCTTTTCGGGGTCAACGCCCAGTCCTCCCATGATGTTGTGGCCGCGGTAAAAAAAGTGATTGATGTGCCCCTGATTGCCAAACTGACGCCGGCTGCCCCGGATATCGCAGGCATAGCAAAGGCGTGTGAGGATGCCGGTGCCGATGCCATCTGCGCCATTAATACGGCCGGGCCGGGCATGGTTATCGACATTGAGTCCCGGTGTCCGGTACTTGCCTTTAAAACGGGTGGGCTTTCCGGTCCCATGATCAAACCCATTGCCGTGCGCTGTGTGTACGATATTTTTCGGTCCGTCTCCATTCCAATTATTGGTCTGGGCGGCATCAGTACGGGAAAAGACGCCATAGAGATCATCATGGCAGGGGCCATGCTTGTGGGAATTGGCACGGCCGTGAGGTACCGGGGGATCAACGTGTTTGATAAGGTAAATAAAGAGATCAACGACTGGCTGACGGCCCACGACACCACCATGGAAGAGATCCGGGGCGCAGCCCACAGGGAGGCTTTATGA
- the nqrF gene encoding NADH:ubiquinone reductase (Na(+)-transporting) subunit F, whose amino-acid sequence MIYIISIVVFTVVIGILVAVLLFVEAKVTTKGEHVVTINGKADEALKISGNPTLLSALASKDIFLPSACGGSGSCGMCRCKVLEGGGSVLPTELSHLSRKEKAEGIRLSCQLKVKTDLSIEMPESIFGIKKVEAEVISNKNVATFIKELVLRPSEPIDFKAGAYIQIDVPEYEIAFKNFHIASKYVSEWKKYNLMELTAKGIKPGFRAYSLANPPHEKDILMLNVRIATPPPGTEGIPPGFGSSYVFGLKPGDRVLVSGPYGDFMAKDTDREMCFIGGGAGMAPLRSHILHQLNGINSGRKISFWYGARSKKEMFYDEEFKELVEKYPNFSYHVALSEPEAEDNWTGQTGFINGYLVDEYLCTHEDPAEIEYYLCGPPPMINSVIHTLHEMGVEDDMIFYDKF is encoded by the coding sequence TTGATTTATATTATAAGCATTGTGGTGTTTACCGTCGTTATCGGTATTCTGGTTGCGGTGCTTCTGTTTGTGGAAGCAAAAGTTACCACCAAAGGGGAACATGTGGTGACCATCAATGGTAAGGCCGATGAGGCTTTAAAGATTTCGGGCAATCCCACGCTTTTGTCGGCCCTGGCGAGTAAAGACATTTTTTTGCCCTCGGCCTGCGGCGGGTCCGGGTCCTGCGGGATGTGCCGGTGCAAGGTTCTTGAGGGCGGCGGCAGCGTGCTGCCCACGGAGCTGTCGCATTTAAGCCGGAAGGAAAAGGCGGAAGGGATTCGTCTCTCCTGCCAGCTCAAAGTCAAGACGGATCTTTCCATTGAAATGCCTGAATCCATTTTCGGCATTAAAAAAGTGGAAGCTGAAGTCATATCCAATAAAAATGTGGCCACGTTTATCAAAGAACTTGTGCTGCGTCCCTCTGAGCCCATTGACTTCAAGGCCGGGGCCTATATTCAAATTGATGTGCCTGAATATGAAATTGCTTTTAAAAATTTTCATATCGCAAGCAAGTATGTCAGCGAATGGAAAAAGTATAATCTGATGGAACTGACCGCCAAAGGAATAAAACCCGGATTTCGAGCCTATTCCCTGGCCAATCCCCCCCATGAAAAAGATATTCTCATGCTCAACGTACGGATTGCGACGCCGCCGCCTGGCACGGAAGGCATTCCCCCGGGATTTGGCTCATCCTATGTGTTCGGGCTTAAACCCGGCGACCGGGTCTTGGTGTCAGGTCCTTACGGGGACTTCATGGCAAAAGATACGGACCGGGAAATGTGCTTTATCGGCGGAGGGGCAGGCATGGCACCTCTGCGTTCCCATATCCTGCATCAGTTGAATGGTATCAACTCCGGCCGCAAAATATCCTTCTGGTACGGGGCCAGATCCAAAAAAGAGATGTTTTACGACGAGGAATTTAAAGAACTTGTGGAAAAATATCCTAATTTCTCCTACCATGTGGCCCTGTCTGAACCCGAGGCGGAGGACAACTGGACCGGGCAGACCGGGTTTATCAACGGTTATCTTGTGGATGAATACTTATGCACCCATGAAGATCCGGCTGAGATTGAGTATTATCTGTGCGGACCGCCGCCCATGATTAATTCCGTCATTCACACCCTTCACGAGATGGGTGTGGAGGATGATATGATATTTTATGACAAGTTTTAA
- the nqrE gene encoding NADH:ubiquinone reductase (Na(+)-transporting) subunit E, producing the protein MGDLFSLFINSVFIGNILLAYFLGMCSFIAVSKNVDTATGLGFAVIFVLSVTSPVNWIIYHGLLAPGALSWLGYPDLDLSFLKFITFVAVIAAMTQAVEMVIDRYSPGLYATLGVFLPLIAVNCAILGTSLFMVERNYTFMESIVFGAGSGTGWMLAIVTMAAIRKKARYSDVPEGLQGFGFTMIIAGLMAMTFMMFSGITL; encoded by the coding sequence ATGGGCGATCTGTTCAGTCTGTTTATCAATTCCGTTTTTATCGGCAACATCCTTCTGGCCTATTTCCTTGGGATGTGTTCCTTTATTGCAGTCTCTAAAAATGTGGATACTGCGACAGGGTTGGGGTTTGCCGTTATTTTTGTGTTGTCCGTCACGAGTCCGGTCAACTGGATAATCTATCACGGGCTTTTGGCCCCGGGTGCTTTGTCCTGGCTGGGATATCCTGATCTTGACCTAAGCTTTTTAAAATTCATTACCTTTGTTGCCGTAATTGCCGCGATGACCCAGGCCGTGGAGATGGTCATTGACCGGTATTCCCCCGGGCTTTACGCCACGTTGGGTGTGTTTTTACCCTTGATTGCCGTAAACTGCGCCATTCTGGGCACCAGTCTTTTCATGGTGGAGCGAAATTATACCTTCATGGAATCCATTGTATTTGGGGCAGGTTCCGGTACCGGCTGGATGCTGGCCATTGTCACCATGGCCGCCATTCGCAAAAAGGCCCGATATTCAGATGTGCCCGAGGGGCTGCAGGGATTTGGGTTTACCATGATCATTGCCGGACTTATGGCCATGACGTTTATGATGTTTTCAGGCATTACATTATAA